In the Acidobacteriota bacterium genome, CTGCGGCGCTTTCCGTACGGTGTCGTCTATCAGATTGAGGAATCGCGCTTGCTCATCATCGCGGTCGCCCACGACCGTCGACGGCCTGGGTACTGGAAGTCGAGGTTGAGGACGCCCGGCTAACAAATCGCTCCACCTGATGGTCGCCTGCGGCGCCCGCAGGTGCGAGCTTCTCTGCCTCGGCGCTGACGGTCAGCGCTGTTCGTTGAACCTGAAGCCCGATCCGTTCGGGGTCGAACTCAACACTGTTGCCAGACTGGTTGAGCGACACGCCGAGGAATTTTTGGAGAGATGGCATGAGTTCTTCGCAGATTGAGATTCAAGAAGCGCGGGCTCGGCAAGTAATGGTCGATGACGACGCTTTGACCGTTGATTTGAGTGACGGCCGGACGGTCATCGTCCCGCTGATCTGGTTTCCGCGATTGTGGCACGGTTCGAAGAAAGAACGCGGAAATTGTGAAATCTTCGGGGGCGGCGGATACCTTCACTGGCCAGATCTGGATGAGGATCTGACTGTTGCCGGTCTCTTGGCCGGTCGACGTTCCGGTGAGAGCGCCGACTCTCTGAAAAGATGGCTAGCTGCACGGAAGAAGCGA is a window encoding:
- a CDS encoding DUF2442 domain-containing protein, yielding MSSSQIEIQEARARQVMVDDDALTVDLSDGRTVIVPLIWFPRLWHGSKKERGNCEIFGGGGYLHWPDLDEDLTVAGLLAGRRSGESADSLKRWLAARKKRSTNPDNERLQRAAKRGR